The Paenibacillus spongiae nucleotide sequence GCCTGGAGCCCATCTGCATACAGTTAATGCCGATCGCGGTCTTCATGCTGGTGCTGTATTCGTATACAAAGCGCTTTACCTGGCTCTGCCATATCGTGCTGGGGCTGACGATCGGCCTTGCGCCTCTTGGCGCGTGGGTAGCCGTTACCGGTTCATTCGATACCGCGGCTTGGATCCTCTATATCGCCGTCGTGTTCTGGCTGGCCGGCTTCGATATTATCTATGCTTGTCAGGATTTCGACTTTGACCGGAAGGACGGCGTTCATTCCATTCCGGCTCGTTTCGGGCTTCGGAACGCGCTCAGAATGGCCCGCGGATTTCACATCATTACCGCGGCGGGCTTCTTCCTCCTGTTCGCCATGACGCCGCTCAGCTGGGGCTATCTGGCAGGTACGGTCATTGCGGCAGGAATACTGTTCTACGAGCACTGGCTGGTCAAGCCAAGCGATATCAGCCGGGTCCAGACAGCCTTCTTCACGATGAACGGCTGGCTCAGCACGGTATTGTTCGCCTTCACGCTGCTTGACTTGGTGGTGCTTCGTACATGGTAACGCGGACGGAGTCCCGTTGGGCAGTAGGCATAACGGGTGCCAGCGGCGCAATCTATGGCATCCGTCTCATCGAGATGCTTATCAGCTCCGGGATCAAAGTTCATCTTGTTATTACGGATGCCGGCTGGCGCGTATTGAAGGAGGAGCTGGGCTGGGTAGCGGCCAAGCGGCAAGCGGCGCTTGAAGCCAGATTCGGGGATGCCATGGCATCCGGCTCGCTTATATATCATCCGAATGGAGATATAGGCGCTTCGATTGCGAGCGGATCCTACCGCGCGGAAGGCATGATCATCATGCCCTGCTCGATGGGTACGCTCGCATCGATTGCGCACGGGAGCTCCGATAATTTGATGACCCGGGCTGCGGATGTTATGCTGAAGGAAGGCCGCAAGCTTATGCTTGTGCCGCGGGAAACGCCTCTGCATGCCATTCACCTGGAGAATATGCTGAAGCTTGCCAGGCTGGGCGTCAAGCTCATTCCGGCTATGCCGGCATTCTATTATGGTCCGCAGTCGATGGAGGATATGATTGACTTTCTCGTCGGCAAGGTGCTGGATCAAATACCAATAGATCACGATTTGTACAGAAGATGGGGAGATGAGCAGCATGGGGCTAAGTCGCCCGATCACCATCGGACGGATTGATTATGCGAATGTATGGCCAATTTTTCATTATGCGGAGGACAAGCTGCCGCAGGAACGCTTTGTTGTTGTTAAACGGGTGCCGTCAGAACTGAATAAGGCGTTTCGCGAAGGAAAGCTGGATATTACGTCGATGTCTTCCTTCGCATATGCACAGAACGCGGATGATTACTTGCTGCTGCCGGACTTGTCCGTGAGCGCCAAAGGCAGAGTCAATTCCATTCTATTGTTCACGCGTGAGCCGCTCGAGCGCGTATTGCAAGGGCGGATCGCGTTGACGGCAACCTCGGCCACGTCGGTCAATCTGCTGAAAATTATTATGTCTTTGTATTACAAAGCCAATCCATCCTATATCACCATGGAGCCAACGCTTGACAAGATGCTGGAGCAGGCTGACGCTGCGTTACTAATCGGTGATACGGCGATAAAAGAATCATGGCGCAGCGAAGGGATGACTGTTATCGATCTCGGCGAGCTGTGGAAAACCTGGACAGGTTTCGGCATGACCTTTGCGCTGGTTGCCGTGCGCAAAGAAACGGCGGCAGCCGATCCGGAAGCCGTTGCTCAAGTGCTGCGGGCATTAACGGGCAGCAAGCGGAGAAGCTTAAGCGATCTCGCTCCGCTTATGAGTAAAGCTTGCGAGCAGCTTGGAGGCTCCCTCTCGTATTGGAACCGCTACTTTCACGAGCTCCACTACGATTTTGGTCCGAGCGAGCAGAACGGCTTAGCATTATACTTCGATTATGCGAAGCAGCTCGGACTGTTGGACACGACGGTCCGGATGCAGGTTGTCGAAGACCAAACTGCCATGCAGGTGAACGAATGAAACTACTTGACTTATATGCCAAAATGAAAGGCGATCTCGATGTTATCGAGCGTGAGCTAGCGCGTACCGTCACATCCGACCATGCGCTGCTTACCGAGACATCGACGCATCTGCTGAAAGCGGGTGGGAAACGAATCCGCCCGGTCTTCGTGCTGCTTGCGGGCAAGTTCGGGAACTACGAGCTGGAGGTTCTGAAGAAAGTGGCGGTCCCTCTGGAGCTGATCCATATGGCGTCGCTCGTCCATGACGACGTCATCGACAATGCGGATACTCGCCGGGGACAATTGACCGTGAAGTCCAAGTGGGACAACCGGATTGCCATGTACACGGGCGATTATATTTATGGCAAGGCGCTGTCCGTCGTTACCGATCTGGGCAATCCGCTGATCCATCAGATTCTGGCCAAAGCGATGGTACAAATGTGTATCGGCGAGATGGAGCAGATCCGCGATTTCTTCAACACCGAGCAGTCGATCCGCGAATATATGCTTCGCATCCGCCGCAAGACCGCGCTGCTGATCGCCATCAGCTGTCAGCTGGGGGCCGTCGCCTCCGGCGCCGAATGGACCGTTGCGAACCGGCTGTACCGGTTCGGTTACAATGTCGGGATGGCGTTCCAGATTCGCGATGATCTTCTGGACTTGCTCGGGACGGAGAAGCAAATCGGCAAACCGCCGGGTTCCGATATTAGACAAGGGAATATTACACTTCCGGTGCTGCTCGCACTGCGCGAGAATACGATTCGCGGACCTCTTCTAGAGGAGATCAAACGGATTCGCGAAGCGGACGGCGAAGGGGATACGAAGCCGGCCTTGAAGCTTATTCGCAAGAGCGAAGGCATTCAATTCGCGGAGGCGCTGGCGGACCGCTATATTACCAAAGCGATCTCGGCGCTGGATGGCTTGTCGCATATCCCGGCGAAGAAGAATTTAACGGACATCGCACATTTCGTAGCAAAGCGCAATTACTAGTCACTAGTGACACAGGGAGGTTTTTAATCGTGGAAAGAACGTTTCTAATGATAAAGCCTGACGGCGTACAGCGCGGACTGATCGGTGAGATCGTTTCGCGGTTTGAGCGTAAAGGATTGCAGCTCGTTGCAGCGAAGTTTATGATGGTTACCCCTGAAATTGCCGAGCGTCATTACGCGGAGCATGTCGGCAAGCCGTTCTATCCGCCGCTTGTCGATTTCATAACGGCTTCTCCCGTATTTGCGATGGTGTGGCAGGGCGACAATGTCATCGCTCTG carries:
- a CDS encoding UbiA-like polyprenyltransferase gives rise to the protein MIRKLRIFLEMIKFEHTIFALPFAFMGALLGAVVMENRLPEWGEIGWILLAMIGARSAAMGLNRVIDSAIDKRNPRTAMRAIPAGLLRVSEVLLFSAVSFVLLFLASSRLEPICIQLMPIAVFMLVLYSYTKRFTWLCHIVLGLTIGLAPLGAWVAVTGSFDTAAWILYIAVVFWLAGFDIIYACQDFDFDRKDGVHSIPARFGLRNALRMARGFHIITAAGFFLLFAMTPLSWGYLAGTVIAAGILFYEHWLVKPSDISRVQTAFFTMNGWLSTVLFAFTLLDLVVLRTW
- a CDS encoding UbiX family flavin prenyltransferase, encoding MVTRTESRWAVGITGASGAIYGIRLIEMLISSGIKVHLVITDAGWRVLKEELGWVAAKRQAALEARFGDAMASGSLIYHPNGDIGASIASGSYRAEGMIIMPCSMGTLASIAHGSSDNLMTRAADVMLKEGRKLMLVPRETPLHAIHLENMLKLARLGVKLIPAMPAFYYGPQSMEDMIDFLVGKVLDQIPIDHDLYRRWGDEQHGAKSPDHHRTD
- a CDS encoding menaquinone biosynthesis protein — translated: MGLSRPITIGRIDYANVWPIFHYAEDKLPQERFVVVKRVPSELNKAFREGKLDITSMSSFAYAQNADDYLLLPDLSVSAKGRVNSILLFTREPLERVLQGRIALTATSATSVNLLKIIMSLYYKANPSYITMEPTLDKMLEQADAALLIGDTAIKESWRSEGMTVIDLGELWKTWTGFGMTFALVAVRKETAAADPEAVAQVLRALTGSKRRSLSDLAPLMSKACEQLGGSLSYWNRYFHELHYDFGPSEQNGLALYFDYAKQLGLLDTTVRMQVVEDQTAMQVNE
- a CDS encoding polyprenyl synthetase family protein — its product is MKLLDLYAKMKGDLDVIERELARTVTSDHALLTETSTHLLKAGGKRIRPVFVLLAGKFGNYELEVLKKVAVPLELIHMASLVHDDVIDNADTRRGQLTVKSKWDNRIAMYTGDYIYGKALSVVTDLGNPLIHQILAKAMVQMCIGEMEQIRDFFNTEQSIREYMLRIRRKTALLIAISCQLGAVASGAEWTVANRLYRFGYNVGMAFQIRDDLLDLLGTEKQIGKPPGSDIRQGNITLPVLLALRENTIRGPLLEEIKRIREADGEGDTKPALKLIRKSEGIQFAEALADRYITKAISALDGLSHIPAKKNLTDIAHFVAKRNY
- the ndk gene encoding nucleoside-diphosphate kinase — its product is MERTFLMIKPDGVQRGLIGEIVSRFERKGLQLVAAKFMMVTPEIAERHYAEHVGKPFYPPLVDFITASPVFAMVWQGDNVIALSRALIGKTDALDAAPGTIRSDFAVHTRFNLIHGSDSEESAAREIGIFFKPEELVDYKQTIQRWI